TACAACGGCGGCTCCCTGGAAATCGGCTTCAACGTGAGCTACCTGTTGGATGTACTGGGTGTGATGACTACCGAGCAGGTTCGCCTGATTCTGTCTGACTCCAACAGCAGCGCCCTGGTACAGGAATCCGATAACGACGACTCGGCGTATGTTGTCATGCCGATGCGTCTGTAATCATGCTCAGCAGAAGCTAGATGTCCCTCAGTCGCGTCTCGGTCACCGCGGTGCGCAATCTGCACCCGGTGACCTTCTCCCCCTCCCCCCGCATCAATATCCTCCACGGCGCCAACGGCAGTGGCAAAACCAGTGTGCTGGAAGCCATTCATCTGCTGGGGCTCGCCCGATCCTTTCGCAGCGCTCGCTTGTTACCGGTGATTCAGTACGAGCAATTGGCGTGCACCGTGTTTGGTCAAGTCGAACTCGCTGAAGGTGGGCACAGCAGCCTGGGGATATCCCGTGATCGCGGCGGAGAGTTCCAGATTCGCATTGACGGGCAAAATGCGCGCAGTGCCGCGCAGTTGGCAGAGATTCTGCCGCTGCAATTGATCAACCCCGACAGTTTCCGTCTGCTGGAAGGTGCGCCAAAAATCCGCAGGCAGTTCCTCGATTGGGGAGTGTTCCACGTGGAACCGCGTTTCATGGCCACTTGGCAGCGCCTGCAGAAGGCCCTGCGGCAGCGGAACTCATGGCTGCGGCATGGTACACTTGACGCCGCTTCGCAAGCGGCCTGGGACCGGGAACTGTGCCTGGCCAGCGACGAAATTGATGAATACCGCCGTGCCTATATCAAAGCCTTGAAACCAGTCTTTGAGCAGACCTTGAGTGAGTTGTTGGATCTCGAGGGGCTGACGCTGAGTTACTACCGTGGTTGGGATAAAGAACGTGAGCTGAGTGCAGTGCTCGCGACATCCTTGCAGCGGGATCAGCAAATTGGCCATACCCAGGCCGGACCCCAACGGGCTGATTTGCGTCTTAGATTAGGCGCTCACAACGCCGCGGACATCTTGTCCCGTGGTCAGCAGAAGTTGGTGGTGTGCGCGCTGCGTATCGCCCAGGGGCATCTGGTTAGCCAGGCCC
The genomic region above belongs to Pseudomonas azotoformans and contains:
- the recF gene encoding DNA replication/repair protein RecF (All proteins in this family for which functions are known are DNA-binding proteins that assist the filamentation of RecA onto DNA for the initiation of recombination or recombinational repair.), encoding MSLSRVSVTAVRNLHPVTFSPSPRINILHGANGSGKTSVLEAIHLLGLARSFRSARLLPVIQYEQLACTVFGQVELAEGGHSSLGISRDRGGEFQIRIDGQNARSAAQLAEILPLQLINPDSFRLLEGAPKIRRQFLDWGVFHVEPRFMATWQRLQKALRQRNSWLRHGTLDAASQAAWDRELCLASDEIDEYRRAYIKALKPVFEQTLSELLDLEGLTLSYYRGWDKERELSAVLATSLQRDQQIGHTQAGPQRADLRLRLGAHNAADILSRGQQKLVVCALRIAQGHLVSQARRGQCIYLVDDLPSELDEQHRRALCRLLEELRCQVFITCVDHELLREGWQTETPVALFHVEQGRITQTHDHRE